From the genome of Impatiens glandulifera chromosome 9, dImpGla2.1, whole genome shotgun sequence, one region includes:
- the LOC124915838 gene encoding agamous-like MADS-box protein AGL62: protein MAKMKNKSNLKVTFCKRKSGLFKKFSELITLCGAEVLLLVFSPTNRVFSYGHPSVEEIVGRLFGSSSPTGLSCETQQMIESYRSSNIRELNSNVMQVEELIEVEEQHAKQINHVKKVGQDQRWWERSNKEMNYQQLEHLKMSLLNLNAIVTQKMLEFSNP from the coding sequence ATGGCCAAAATGAAGAACAAGAGTAATCTTAAGGTGACATTCTGCAAAAGAAAAAGTGGGCTTTTCAAGAAATTCAGCGAGCTTATCACACTATGTGGGGCTGAAGTTTTACTTCTAGTATTTTCACCAACAAACAGAGTGTTCTCCTACGGTCATCCCAGTGTAGAAGAAATAGTTGGGCGATTATTTGGTTCATCCTCTCCGACGGGCCTTTCCTGTGAAACTCAACAAATGATTGAATCTTATCGGTCATCAAACATTAGGGAACTAAATTCTAATGTGATGCAGGTTGAGGAATTGATTGAGGTTGAGGAGCAGCATGCGAAGCAGATAAATCACGTCAAGAAAGTTGGGCAGGATCAAAGATGGTGGGAGAGATCGAATAAAGAGATGAATTATCAACAACTTGAACATCTCAAGATGTCTCTATTGAATTTAAATGCCATTGTGACCCAAAAGATGTTGGAGTTTTCTAACCCGTAA